Within the Pseudomonadota bacterium genome, the region TCTTTCTTTATTTTGATGAGGGGCAGGTTGAGAAATCCCTTGCTGTTGCTGATAAGGCGCTGCTTTTATGGCAAGGTGATAATCCGGAAATTATCATGGCCAAGGGCCAATCACTGATCCGGCTGAATCGACCGGAAGAAGCCATGGTTCTAGGCCGTGCCGGGCTTGAAAAAGCCGCAACCGGGGAAGAAACGGCAAAGTGGCAGAAAATAATGGGCGATGCCGCCCGGGCAATGAATGATTTGGAAGCATCGAATAATTTTTATCAGGAGTACCTCATTGATTTTAAAGATGACGCGGATGTGAATTATTTAATCGCAAGCAACCTGTTCAAGATGGGTAACTATGAAGAAAGCCGGAAATATATTGAAAAAGCAATAGCACTCGACCCCGGGAATCTGACATACCTGCCCGACTATAGTTTCGTACTGATCAAGCTGAACGACATCGAAACTGCGCAAAAAGTCCTGGATCGTTATCTGGCTCATTATCCGCAAGGCCTTGTTGTGTTGGAAGATGCCGCTTTTTTGAATATGAGAGAATGTAATAATCAAAAAGCCGCCAACCAGTTCAAACAGGCAATGGACATAAGGCAGCTCCGTCTTGCCACAGCAGACATTGCGCCGGAAGAATTGAACGTCCAGAGGGCATATATTTACGGGTTGAAAGAAACCGTTTTGAGCCTTGAAAAAGAATTTTCTTTTTCGGCGTATTTGAATAGGCTTGATCTTGCAGGCAGCGGGACCACCCTTTATCGTGGCACCATAGCCTCACAGCTGGGCTTTGAGTTTGGCTGGCGGCCCGAAACCATAGGGATGCGTGACCAGCGAATATTTGAGTTTACCGGCCGGTTGCTTGGTAGTTTTGAAGGTCGGTCATGGACTTATGATGAGAAAAGCACGCAACTGGCAGTGGGTGCCAGATATAAACCCTTTAAACCCGTTAATTTTTTTGCTTCCTTTGAACGGTTGATTAAACTGGGTTCCAACAGTGAAGATAACTGGCTGCTCCGTGGCCTGCTCTCTGAAAGCTGGGGGCGCAACCCGCAGTTCGGTCCACAGTCCTGGCATTCCGGATCTGTATATTTTGACGTAGCCGGATTTCTTGAAAACAGCAACTCCGGCACCCAACGGATTGCGGTGTATAGTGAATTCAAAGACGGGATCCTTTTTCGCCTCAATGAAAACTGGGGCATGGTTCCTCATTTGATCATCGACATGCATTGGGACGATACCCAGGATGCCCTGGGTACCTACCTGGAGGGAGGGCTTGGGGTTGAGCTTCTTGGCTGGCATCACGAAACGAGATATAAGGCCCATGACTGGCGCACCTCTGTTTTTCTTCAATATAAGTGGGGGACCTTCGATGATCTTCCGGTTGGAGAAGAGGGCAAGGGTTATCATGGCCCAGTATTAGGAATCAGTGTTACACATTGAGACGTAACGCATGATGCAAGGTATTAAACGTAATTCCTTTCTGTTTCTCCTTGGTTTGATCCTGGCGCATTCCATTTTTGGGAGTATTTCTTCCGGGATGGAAGTATCCGTTCGTGGACAACAAAATCCTGCCCCCGGAATCTTTATCCAGCCCAATAATCAGATGGCTGCCTGGCCTGAGAAACAATGGCAGCTTGAGTTCCAACGCATGCAGGACCTTGGCTTCAAGGTGTTAATTGTGCAATGGTGCCGCGATAAAGATATTTTCTATTACCCCTTGCCGCCGGATTCAGATGACAATCGTCCCGGACAGGTCGCCATCCCTCACAGGAATATGCTCGGCACGATTAAACGTTTTGCCGAGCAGTTCGGCATGGAGTTCTATCTTGGGCTCTATCATGAAGCGTCTTTCTGGGAGCAAATCAAACAAAAACCGGAACTCCTTGAAGGCTATCTGCTCAGCTTGGGAGAGCGAAATTTTGAGGTGGCTAAGGCATTGTTGCCACTGGTGAAGGATTCTCCAGGTTTTAAAGGTTTTTACATTCCTCAGGAGGTCGATGATCTCACCTGGATGGATAAAGATAAGGCCCGACGTTTGAGCTTGTTCCTTTCCCGTTTGACCGAGCGGTTGAAAAGATTGCAACCTGATGCGGATGTTTTAATCAGTACTTTTTTCCGGGGCCGCTCTTCTCCGGGATCTTTTGCCGAAATGTGGCAGATGATTTTATCCCGGACCAGGATAGATGTACTTCTTGTTCAGGATGGAGTGGGAAGTGGAGAGGTGTCACTGCATTTTCTTGAGCGATACCTGGTGGAGTTGCGGAAACGATTACCAGAAGGGAAAAACCGGTTATGGGGTGTGGTAGAGGCCTTTGATGTGATCACCGATGAAAAGCAGGAGTTTGTTGCCGGCAGCGCCCCTATGGCAAGAGTCCAGCAACAAATGTCCACAGCAGATCCCTTAGTGGACAAACTTGTCTTCTTTTCTCTTAAGTACTTTATCCCTTCCGCAGAGGTTCCCGGTTCCAGGGAATTATCCACTGATTATTTGAAACGGAGAGAAGTCCGTTAAGGTCGGCTGGCTTTGTTTCTCAGAAATTCCAGGCAGCCGTCAACAATCAGTTTTGCCGCCCTGCCATCTCCGAACACCTTACTCGGTACTGCCATTTTGTTGTATCGTTCCTGGTTTTTCAGGATATCAAGGGCCTCATTGATAATTGTTTGGGCGTCCGTGCCGACCAGTTTGGCAACCCCGCTTTCCACCGCTTCGGGTCTTTCCGTAACATCCCGCATGATTAATGTTGGTTTGCCGAGAACAGTTGCCTCCTCCTGGATGCCGCCAGAATCGGTGAGCACTAAGTAGGCATTTTTTAAAAGAGCGACAAAGGAGAGGTAATCCAAGGGTGAAACCAGAAGGATATTGTCCAGGTCACCGATTAATTCGTGCACCGGTTTCCATACATTGGGATTCAGATGCACAGGGTAGACAAGGCAGGCGTCAGGTATCTCTCTGGCGATTTCCCGCAGGGCTTTGCAGATGTTTGAAAAACCGTGCCCAAAGCTTTCGCGGCGGTGACCTGTGACCAGGATGAGACGTCTGTTGTCAACTGTTTTCAGGATTTTTGCAACCTCGTGTGAAGCTTTGTATCGACCCTTGTCAATGCCATCTGAAATGATCTGCAGGCTGTCAACAACCGTGTTTCCGGTGATTACAATTTGATTTTCCGGGACATTTTCCTTGCGGAGATCGTTGTAGGCTTTTGTTGCCGGGGCAAAATGCAGATCCGCCAGAGGGGTGACGAGCTGCCGGTTGATTTCTTCAGGAAACGGCAGGAATTTATCGTGGGTCCGGAGGCCTGCCTCGACATGACCTACAGGGATTTTCAGATAAAAAGCGGCAAGGGCCCCCATGCATGCAGAGGTGGTGTCGCCCTGGACAAGAACCATGTCCGGCTTGAGTTGTTCGAGAGCTGGGGCAAGTGCACGTATCAGGCGGCCGGTCAGGTCCGGCAAGGTCTGGCTTTCCTGCATCACATCAAGATCCATGTCCAGGCTGATACCCAGAGAGTTGACGATCTGGGCCTGCATGTCTCGCTGCTGGCCGGTGGCAAGGGTGAGGCCGACACAATTTTCCCTGGCCTGCAATTCTTTGATGACCGGAAAGAGTTTGATAACTTCGGGCCTGGTTCCAAAGATGGTCACTATTCTGGTTTGTTGAGTCATAAGATGAAGGCAGAATGGGAATCGAAGAGATTAAAAAAATAAATCGGTTAAAAAACTAGTCGAGATAAAGATATTTTTTGTTAATATATTGATGGTCTTGTAACGGGCACATGTGTTTATCCGCGGTTGTTTTGTTGGCCGACACTGAAGCGGATTTCGTTTCTAACCTGCTGAAATAATTAGGTGATAATTCAAGTTTAGACTTTTTACGAAGCCATCAATATATTGATACTTTATCTATTCATAATCAGCAAACTTTAAAAATGAAAAAGTGTATCCTCTTTCTCTGCACCGGGAATTCCTGCCGTAGTCAGATGGCTGAAGGCTGGGCCAGACATCTGCACGGCGGAAGTTTTGATATTTATTCCGCAGGGATTCAAAAACATGGAATGAATCCTTTAGCCGTCCGAGTGATGGCCGAGGCAGGCGTGGATATCTCAGAACAACAATCCAAGCTGATCGACGAGTTGCCTGTTAAGGATTTTGATCTGGTGATCACGGTTTGCGCCAATGCCCATGAAAGCTGCCCGGTCTTTTCCGGAAAGGCAAAAATTGTGCATCATGGTTTTGACGACCCGCCGAAACTTGCCCAGACTGCTCAATCCGAAGATGAAGCGATAACTCACTACCGCCGCGTCCGTAACGAGATAAGGGATTACATAAAAGACCTGCACGAGCTTATATAGTATTGGTGGAGAACATGTGAAAAAAGGCGCCGGCAGAAGAATCCGTCAGCGCCCTTGCTTTCCAGCAGCGGAAAGCTGTCATTTTTGTCGGTCTCGTATTTATGCTCCGTGAGTAAAAAGCGCGCGGAGAAGGTTTCTCCCGCTTTCAACTTGCTGGAACCAGAAGAAGCGACAGTTTGGCTTTGCATTAGTAATGAACGGTTATTTTTCAGTTATTTCATAATTGCCTTGCGCATCAATCTGCACGACCGCATTTAGCACCTTGTTTTCATAGCCGTTTTTTCTCAGCGCTTCAGCTGCCATTCCGGCCATGATCCCGGTATTGCAATGGATAATGATTTCCTCGTCTTTGGGGATTTCACCAAGCCGTGATTCCAATTCGGCAAGCGGGATATTCGTCGCACCGGCGAGCTTTCCCTGTTTCGCTGTGGCGCGATCGCGGACATCGAGAATGAACTTGTCCGCAGGCATGCTTTTGGCAATGGCCTTAAAATCCCAGATACTGATTTCTCCTTTTGGGGTCTTTTTAATATAGGTTATGGCCGTGGGCATATTGCCGGGAATGATTTTCCCTTGTGATGCTGCCCAGCCTGCCACTCCATTATTCAGCGTGGAGGTGTTTTTGTACCCCCAGCCGCGGACAAGATTAAACGCTTCAAGATCATTTGCTTCTGCAGAGTAAAGGATGATAGGTGCCGTTTTATCTGATGGGAACTTGTCCTTGGCGGTTGCAAGTTCACCTGCAGGTATTGAAACGGCATCAGGGATATGGCCTTGTAGCGCCACAGCCGGAGCCCTTATGTCAACCAGGACGAATGAAGCATCATTTTTCATCATGCGCTTGATGAATTCCGGTTCGGAAACTAAAATGCCGCCGGCTTTTTTCCATTCAGGCATTCCGGCATGGAAAACACGGATGCTGGTATAACCGAGCTTTTCCGCAAGACTTGCGGAAGAAGGACTCAAAGCTCAGGTAAAGCCCCCGCAGTAAAAAATGATTTGCATGTCCTTTTTCGGCGGGAGAACCTCTGCCCCAAGTTCTTTGAGTTTGGGGAATGGAATTGACACGGCTCCGGGGATATGGCCGGAAGCAAAAGCATCAGGAGGGCGGGAGTCAATAATGATAATATTTCCACCGGCTTTTTCTGGAGCGGTGATTTCCAGCATCTCGTCGACGGAAACAATTTGTTCTTCTGGAAGTTTGAAAGGTTGTTTGGCGGAGATCTTTGCTGCGATAGGTTCTTTTTCAGTGCCTTGAAAAGTAACGGCGATTTCCGTGTCTTTAGTGAGGGCATCAAGAGAGTCGGCACCGATAATTTCGGTGTTTTTGTCATATTTTACTATCCAGACGAGGGGGCCGACGTCGACCTGAACGGTCTGGAATTTTTCAGAATGCGAGACTTTTTTGCCGCGTATGACGTTTTGCTCGGCAATGTGGCACGTTTTGCAGCCCGGCATAATGTTGGGTTTTGAAGCAAAGGCGTGGGTTGTGTTCAACAGAAACCCGAGGGTGATGCCCATGACTATGATGACATGGACTGATTTTTTTGAAAACATGAGCCTAACCTCCTGGCAATTTTGTTAGTGCCGTTGATTGTGTAACAGCTGAATAAATATACGTTATTTCTGCTTGATTCCTCCTTTTGGTTAACGGTGTAAACCGTAATGATAAAAAAATTATTGACGATACGTTTCCCGCATGGACTCCATGGCGGTCCGCAATGTCTCAATGGCTGATATTACTCCGGCGCGCTGGCTCGGATCAATCTTGTTTAGCAGCTTGAAGTGAATCTCAAAGATGAACTCGTCAATTTCCAGCATTTTTTTAAGGCCCGTGGCGGTCAAGCTGATAAGTTTTACCCGGGCGTCATTGGGGTCGGCTGCACGGGCGACGAGTACTTTATTCACAAGGCCGTCAATGATAACCGTGGCCCGGCTTTTAGCAACTTCGAGGCGGTTGGCTATTTCGATACAGGTAAGGTATTTCCGGTCCTCAAAAAGGAGAATGGTTTTAAGTTCTGAAACCAGCAGATCAAATGAATGGGCCTGATAAAAAATTCTCTCCTTGCAGCAGTCATGCATTTCCGCAAGGAGTTCTTGGAGTTTGTTGGTCTGGTAACCGGTCAGACGAAGATCCTGATCTTGTTTATCGTTCATAGTGGTAACTATTGTAATGGGTGTTTGAGGCTGCTGTCAAGATTCAAATTGGGTCTTGTCTTTTGTTGAAATGAGTGAGAATGAAGTATGGATGATTGACCTTGGCATATTCTTCGAGACCCGGAGTTGAAGGGTCTTCAACCGAGAGGGCCTGATGTGGAAGTTTCAAGAAATGCATACGGATTTTCATCGCAGTGATGCGTTTACTTGCTTTATTACCAGAAGCAATTATTATTGTTTTTGTGGGCGGTCTTAGTCAAGAGTATGCGCCTTAAGACCTGCAATAAACTTCTCAAATTTTTTACACACTATCCTTACGAGTCGAACCAATAAACCATGCCTGATAATTATGATACTCCTCCTAAGGCTGTGGTGCTTTTAAGCGGCGGACTAGACTCAACCACCGTCCTTGCCATTGCCGACTCCCTTGGCTATTGTTGTTATTGCTTAAGTTTTTCCTATGGGCAGCGCCAGGCTGTTGAGCTTGAGCGAGCCAGGGAGGTTGCACATACTTATCGCTGCAAAAAACACTTAATCCTGCAACTTGATCTTGATAAGATCGGCGGCTCGGCCCTCACAGGTGATATCGAGGTCCCCAAGGGAAGGGCAACCGAAGAAATGCAAAAGGCAATTCCGGTGACGTATGTGCCGGGGAGAAATATAATATTTCTTTCGCATGCCGTCGCCTGGGCAGAGGTGGTGGGCGCTAACCATATATTTATAGGCGTAAATGTACAGGACTACAGCGGCTATCCTGACTGCCGGCCTGAATTTCTTGATGCCTTCACCGCCATGGTCAATCTCGGCACCCGGGCTGGAACCGAAAAGGGGCAACCTTTTACTGTCCACGCACCGCTGATGAAGCTGACCAAAAAGGAAATTATTCTTAAAGGGATTTCATTGGGGGTTGATTATTTTAAGACCCATAGCTGTTATGATCCGGACAAGTCCGGTTTGGCTTGCGGGGCATGTGACGCCTGCCTGCTGCGCCTGAAAGGATTTGAACAGGCAGGGCTCAGAGATCCATTAGAATATTCGGGCCAAGACTGCGGACCTGAGGGAACTACAGAATAATGATTGAAAAACGCGTTAGTGTTTCTCCTCTCGGCCAGATATTCATGGCCGGTTTGCCGGGAAAGGACCTGGACCCTTCAACGCTGCGGCTGATTTGTGAAAAAGGGATAAATAATTTTATAATCTTTAAAAGGAATGTTCAAACCCCGGCGCAGTTAACAGGCCTTTGCAGAGATATTGTCTGGGCCTGCAGGGAAAATGATCTGCAGTCGCCTATTATTTCAATTGATCAGGAGGGCGGATCTGTTGCCAGATTGCCTCCTCCTTTTTCTCAGTTTGCCGGTGCACGAAAACTGTCTGAGTCTCACAACCCCGAAAATGCAGTATCGGATTACGCCCGGATTTGCGCGCAGGAACTCAAAAATGTCGGTATTACCATGAACCTGGCGCCGGTACTTGATGTGTGTCCCAAAGACCGGGGTTTTTTTATGGAAGACCGGGTGTACGGCAGCACATATCAAGAAGTTGTGGAGCTGGGATGTTCGGTAATCCGGGTAATGCAGGAACAAGGGATTGCTGCCTGCGGCAAACATTTCCCCGGGCTTGGGAGAGCGGTGCTTGATCCCCACGAACGATTGCCTGTGGTGGAATCATCATTGGAGATCCTCGAAAAAGAGGATTTTATTCCTTTTGTCGAGGCTGTTTCTGCAGGGGTTGCAGCGATCATGACCTCTCATACGATTTATACCGGTTTGGATCACCAATATCCGGCAACAATGTCAGAAAAGATTTTAACCGGGCTTCTCAGGAATACAATGAAGTTTGACGGGGTCATCATCACCGATGACCTTGAAATGGGTGCGATTGAAACCAACGGTTTGGTCAGTGATGCCAGTGTCAAGGCGTTTAAGGCCGGCGCAGATCTTCTGCTGATCTGCCATGATCATAATAAGGTTGAGCGGGCCTATGATGCAATGCATGCAAAAATTTCTAAAGGGGAGATTACTGATGCAAGGCTTCAGGCATCGCTCAAGAGAATTCAAGGCCTCAGTGACAGGTTTGCGAAAGATTGCGCAACTTAGTGAAAATACGAGATAAAAACAATATTTTCATTGATGGGTCGTTAAAAAATAATAAGTTGCATAATGAAAAAGGAGTTGTATATTACTCGATTTTTTATGGTAACCTGAAGGTACAGACGCAGCTCTTTAATTTTATAGAATGCGTAACAGCTTCGAATTCATCCGGTTATTGCCTTGTAATATATGCCTTTACTGGATGGACATGGCGTGACAACTACTTGTAAGGATTTTATCAGTTTTCAATTATTAGCATAAATTTTTTGGGAAAGTTTTTTACTCAGGCCCTTGAAACAGGATTTTTTACTAAATTCCCAGCGCTTCAGAGCCCGGGGTTGCTTATCTGGGTGTTGAAGCATTTTTCAGGGCGCCGAATTCATATTAAGGAGGAAATCAATGGAAGTTCAGGTTGAAGCTCGGAATTTGGAAATACGAAAATCGTGGCAGGAAAAAATCGAAGACGAGAAAGAGAGATTGAATCGGCATCATCCCGGATTGGTTCACAACCTACGTATTACCATTGAGGAAACAACCCATCACAAGACCGGCGGTTTCGAGCTGCGAATTGTTGCTTCAGTCCCCAGTGATACCGTTGTCGTGAAACGAAAAGGGGAGGCGGTTCGACCACTTCTGGTTGAAGCCTTTGATACATTGGGTCTGCAGTTGAAGGAATTTCAAAGAAAACGGCGGCAGACAAGCAAGGCTCCGGAGGTTGGACGTTCATTGAGTGGTGAAGGGGTAATCAAGAGTCTTTTTGCCTATGAAGCCTATGGATTTATCGCTACCCCGGAAGGGCAGGAAGTCTATTTTCATGAAAATTCTTTGAAGGATTCGGCCATGGATCAATTGTCGGTGGGCGATGTCGTGAAATTCGGTGAAGGCGAGGGTGATAAAGGCCCATGCGCTGCCTGGGTGAAAGCAGTAAAATAACACATTACAATATTCGACGGCGATAAAGGGAGCAGTCATTTCGGTGGCTGTTCCCAAGTTTTTTTGGGGTTAAAGAATGGAGTTGCTTGAG harbors:
- a CDS encoding DUF4434 domain-containing protein, coding for MMQGIKRNSFLFLLGLILAHSIFGSISSGMEVSVRGQQNPAPGIFIQPNNQMAAWPEKQWQLEFQRMQDLGFKVLIVQWCRDKDIFYYPLPPDSDDNRPGQVAIPHRNMLGTIKRFAEQFGMEFYLGLYHEASFWEQIKQKPELLEGYLLSLGERNFEVAKALLPLVKDSPGFKGFYIPQEVDDLTWMDKDKARRLSLFLSRLTERLKRLQPDADVLISTFFRGRSSPGSFAEMWQMILSRTRIDVLLVQDGVGSGEVSLHFLERYLVELRKRLPEGKNRLWGVVEAFDVITDEKQEFVAGSAPMARVQQQMSTADPLVDKLVFFSLKYFIPSAEVPGSRELSTDYLKRREVR
- the wecB gene encoding UDP-N-acetylglucosamine 2-epimerase (non-hydrolyzing), whose translation is MTQQTRIVTIFGTRPEVIKLFPVIKELQARENCVGLTLATGQQRDMQAQIVNSLGISLDMDLDVMQESQTLPDLTGRLIRALAPALEQLKPDMVLVQGDTTSACMGALAAFYLKIPVGHVEAGLRTHDKFLPFPEEINRQLVTPLADLHFAPATKAYNDLRKENVPENQIVITGNTVVDSLQIISDGIDKGRYKASHEVAKILKTVDNRRLILVTGHRRESFGHGFSNICKALREIAREIPDACLVYPVHLNPNVWKPVHELIGDLDNILLVSPLDYLSFVALLKNAYLVLTDSGGIQEEATVLGKPTLIMRDVTERPEAVESGVAKLVGTDAQTIINEALDILKNQERYNKMAVPSKVFGDGRAAKLIVDGCLEFLRNKASRP
- a CDS encoding arsenate reductase ArsC, coding for MKKCILFLCTGNSCRSQMAEGWARHLHGGSFDIYSAGIQKHGMNPLAVRVMAEAGVDISEQQSKLIDELPVKDFDLVITVCANAHESCPVFSGKAKIVHHGFDDPPKLAQTAQSEDEAITHYRRVRNEIRDYIKDLHELI
- a CDS encoding MarR family winged helix-turn-helix transcriptional regulator: MNDKQDQDLRLTGYQTNKLQELLAEMHDCCKERIFYQAHSFDLLVSELKTILLFEDRKYLTCIEIANRLEVAKSRATVIIDGLVNKVLVARAADPNDARVKLISLTATGLKKMLEIDEFIFEIHFKLLNKIDPSQRAGVISAIETLRTAMESMRETYRQ
- the queC gene encoding 7-cyano-7-deazaguanine synthase QueC, whose amino-acid sequence is MPDNYDTPPKAVVLLSGGLDSTTVLAIADSLGYCCYCLSFSYGQRQAVELERAREVAHTYRCKKHLILQLDLDKIGGSALTGDIEVPKGRATEEMQKAIPVTYVPGRNIIFLSHAVAWAEVVGANHIFIGVNVQDYSGYPDCRPEFLDAFTAMVNLGTRAGTEKGQPFTVHAPLMKLTKKEIILKGISLGVDYFKTHSCYDPDKSGLACGACDACLLRLKGFEQAGLRDPLEYSGQDCGPEGTTE
- the nagZ gene encoding beta-N-acetylhexosaminidase, with the protein product MAGLPGKDLDPSTLRLICEKGINNFIIFKRNVQTPAQLTGLCRDIVWACRENDLQSPIISIDQEGGSVARLPPPFSQFAGARKLSESHNPENAVSDYARICAQELKNVGITMNLAPVLDVCPKDRGFFMEDRVYGSTYQEVVELGCSVIRVMQEQGIAACGKHFPGLGRAVLDPHERLPVVESSLEILEKEDFIPFVEAVSAGVAAIMTSHTIYTGLDHQYPATMSEKILTGLLRNTMKFDGVIITDDLEMGAIETNGLVSDASVKAFKAGADLLLICHDHNKVERAYDAMHAKISKGEITDARLQASLKRIQGLSDRFAKDCAT
- a CDS encoding cold shock domain-containing protein, producing MEVQVEARNLEIRKSWQEKIEDEKERLNRHHPGLVHNLRITIEETTHHKTGGFELRIVASVPSDTVVVKRKGEAVRPLLVEAFDTLGLQLKEFQRKRRQTSKAPEVGRSLSGEGVIKSLFAYEAYGFIATPEGQEVYFHENSLKDSAMDQLSVGDVVKFGEGEGDKGPCAAWVKAVK